The Dehalococcoidales bacterium genomic sequence CTGATGTTTGTTTTCCTTTCGATGACTTTCCCCAGCGGGTTGGCATTGTATTGGATTATGTCCAACGTTATTACAATTGCAATACAGTACAAAATTACAAAGAGTTGGGGTTCCTTAAACGTTCCCAAATATATTGCAATGTTTAAAGGGTTGATTCCCGCTAAAAAAGAAAGCTCCAGGGATAAAAAATTAAAACAGCGAATTGCATCCGTTGAAAACACTAAAAAAGATAATGTTAAGGCGTTACAAGCCTCCAAATCGGAAGAAACCGAAATAGCGGAGACAGAAGAAGAAAGCGATGTAGTTGAAAACGAAGTGCGTACAAAAGAAGCAACCGGTCGTAAGACCAGCTTTGATAGAGCTAAGCAGAAACCGAGAGGAGGTAGAAGTAAACGTTCTAAACGAAAGTAGCGGTTTGTAACCGGCGTTATTGTTTAGGCGTTAAAAGGGTTTTATGGACATTATTAAAGATACTTTAGAAAATATTCTGGAGAGAATGGGGGTGGAAGCTTCCGTTCAATATCTGGAGAGCGATACCCCTTTTGACGAAACAGGCGAAGATTCTCCGACTGTTTATAACATCGAGGGCGATGATTTAGGAATTCTAATCGGCAGGCGCGGGCAAACGCTGGCCTGTTTACAATACATTGTTAAAATCATTGCCGCCAACCAAATCCAGGATGCGCTGCCTTCGGTTGTGATTGATGTTAACGGATACAAACAAAAGCGCAAAGAGGTTTTAAGAGAGCTTGCCGAACGCGTTGCCGGGCAGGTGGAAGCCAGCGGCAGGTCGTTTACTTTGGAACCGATGCCGCCCTATGAAAGGCGCATTATTCACCTTGCCTTAATCGATCATCCGGGGGTTTTAACCGAAAGTGTCGGTTACGGTGAAGACCGCAAGGTTTCCGTTATTCCCAAGCACTAAAAACAGTTTGTAATCTTTTTAAAGATGCGACCTTGAAATAATAAAAATATTGTGGTAATTTTTTAAAAAGCGATGATGGAGAAGAGTAAATAGAATCCTGCGGAAAGCGAGCCCGGTACGGTGTAAGCGGGCCTGTAAGTTCTATTGAAAATCACTCCGGAGCTGCCAACCGAAAGGCACTAAGCCCGGTAGATTTGGACGGAGTTGTCGCCTGTTATAGCTGACAAAAGGTGTTTGACACCTTATCGAGTGCCTCTTTTTAGAGAG encodes the following:
- a CDS encoding R3H domain-containing nucleic acid-binding protein, with the protein product MDIIKDTLENILERMGVEASVQYLESDTPFDETGEDSPTVYNIEGDDLGILIGRRGQTLACLQYIVKIIAANQIQDALPSVVIDVNGYKQKRKEVLRELAERVAGQVEASGRSFTLEPMPPYERRIIHLALIDHPGVLTESVGYGEDRKVSVIPKH